Part of the Musa acuminata AAA Group cultivar baxijiao chromosome BXJ2-7, Cavendish_Baxijiao_AAA, whole genome shotgun sequence genome is shown below.
ATCCTACTTGGTGCAGATGTTGGAAGAAGAGGAAGTTGAAGTTGCAGTATCCGACACGGCAGAGGTGACAAAGGAGTCTATGGACATGGATGAAGCAACAAAATTTTCCTCTAAAACTGAAAATGATGAAAATGGTTCCTCCAAAACTGAAAATGATGTAGACATGCAGGAAGCTGAAGGAACCACTGACAATTCTAGTGCTGGGTTCGAGAATGGAGCACCAAAGGCCGGGGAAAAGCCTGTTCAGATGGATACAGATTCCAAGGTTTGTAAATCATCAATTTTGGTCTTGTTAGCATGGTGACATTGTCGTCTGATAATTTGATCAAAATGCTAATCTCATCTTGTGTTGTTTCTTCTAAGTAGTGGTAATTCCTTATGTCTGGTTTTTACTGTTTCTTTATATTATATATGACCCGTGACCTGCTTTCTAATTTTAGTTTTGCTATCTTTTCTGGGATTGTATAAGTAATTATTCTTGCAATTCCATCCAATCTATGACCTGATGCCTATAGTTATTTCTTCTTTGTTATGATTATTGGAGTCTCTCATCTTTTTTATCTTAAGATTTAATGTGTTCAACAAGGGTAGTTCTGAAGTTTCTATGAGATGTGATAACACTTAGTCTGAAGTCCTCTTACTAATTGGTGCGCGGTATATCTTAGTCAACCATAGAATTATTTGTCTAtcatttcattttgattttgtatTGACTTTTAAACTGATAGTAGTGAGAAAATGCATGTGTTTGCTGCTTAGCTTGTTTAGCAATGTCTCATCATATGATGCTAGTGCAAAGTAGTTACATAAACACAAACAACTGTTAACCATCTTCTTGctgtttcttcttgatattttggTTTTCCAAAAATTTGAACTTTTTATGGACTTGCACCATATAAACTTCAACCCTATTAAATGTGCTACTAACGATAACTACTAGGTTGGCTTTAGACACTTTTTGATTGTGTCTTGTGGCTTAACTAACCTATGGTCGAGTGAACCACTAGTCTCAATACAAAGGTGGATGCTGATGGGTAGCATTCTGATAAAACTCATCCACTCTCTTATAGAGTTTGCCATCAGTGTTGACAGTCTCCTTTCTTGGgctttttttttgtcattggGTTTTGTCACCTCATATCACAGTTTTAATTGTAGTTGGCAGAGCACAAGAATTATGCTTTGGCCTAGCACGTATATCTTCTGAATGTTGTCTGAGCATAGTATATGAttacattttgtttatcatggaaTTCATGATGTGTGAAAAGAATCCCATGGTATATAGCCTTTTATAACTTGACTCTTTGATTGGAACTTATTTACTCTACAGGTTGAAGTTTCGAAAAAGGTCAAGAAAACCAATGTGCCTGTGACCGAGTTGGTTTATGGTGGGATGTTGGCTGAAGAATTGCAAAAAGCAGTCGAGAAAGAGTTTGAAATGGCCCTCCAAGACAGGGTGATGGAAGAAACGAAGGACAAGAAAAATGCCGTGGAGGCATATGTGTACGATATGCGTAACAAGGTATGGTGCATCTTATCCATCCTTCCACTACGTCATATGTGGTTTAGCCTGTTTAATTCAGCTAACACTAGATCCTTTATATGCAGTTGTATGACAAATATCAGGATTTTGTTACACCAACAGAGAAGGAAGCGCTTATCATGAAGCTTCAGGAGGTTGAGGATTGGTTGTATGAAGATGGAGAGGATGAAACAAAGGGTGTTTATGTTGCTAAGCTTGAGGAGCTCAAAAAGGTATACCTTAGGCCCAGTAGACTACTTAAAAACATCTGTTCGATGCATCTGAGGTTGGCTTGTCTAATTTCAGACGGGTGATCCGGTCGAAGAGCGTTACAAGGAATGGACAGAGAGAGGTCCTGCCGTTGATCAACTGGCTTATTGTATTAATAGTTTCAGAGAAGTGGCTTTGTCCAATGATCCCAAATTTGATCACATAGATTTAGCTGAAAAGCAGAAGGTAATGTCAAAAAAACAATGCTGCTTTCGCACCTGACTAGGTTTTGTTTTCTGAGAGCATTCCTTCTGTCAAGTGAGATCCTGCGGTAAGCTGCTTTCAGTCATAGATAGGAAAATATTTAGAAGCAGATGGTCGTGATATATGCTAGAACCTGGGATCTCTAGTTGAAATTATAAATTCTATGTGCTATCCTTTTTAGAAACCTGTGTTAGTTAATTTCAAGAGGAGACTTCCCTTTTGCTTGCTGTCTAGCGAATATGGGCAGCTTTAGAAGTTCTATTATATGCTGGTGTGGTAAACCAAACCTGCTTCTTAAGTGAAGATTTGAGATGACCTTTTTTTCTCAATCTTGTATCTGCATAGTGGTCTAGAGTCTAATAGTGATGATAAAAACTGTGGTAACATGCTTGGTTTGTTGATTTGTTGTACAGGTAATTAATGAATGTGGAGAAGCAGAAGCATGGTTAAGGGAGAAGAAACAGCAGCAGGATGCTTTACCTAAATATGCCAATCCTGTTCTTCTTTCTCCGGATCTAAAGAGAAAAGCTGAGACACTAGACAGGTAAGTTCAATTATAGATGTCGTGAATATATTCAACTTGATTGTACCATCTGTGAAAAGTATATCTGTAGGACTGTTCATCTGCTTTCGAATAGAGGCCCTATGAAATCAACCTAGAGTGGTTCACTAGTTGTCTTTTGAAGGATAGATGCTATTCGTTGGCTATGCTTTATTATCCTTTTAGTTCTATAGGACTATTAATTGTTGGTTAAGAATGTAAGAGCAGTTTCACGTCATGCTGTAATCATTTACACGTTCTTGTATGATGTTTAATTTATCCAAAATCGCTGATCCTCATTTGGAGCTGAGCAAATATGAAATGTATTCTATGCAATTAGAGCCTGAGATTTCCATGGAAAGTAATTGTGAGTGCATGTGTGAGTAGGTTTTGCAAGCCGATAATGACAAAGCCGAGGCCACCTCCACCCAAGCCACAGCCTTCTCCGACTGAGGCACCACCAGCTCAACCTCAGACCGCCGAGCAGCAGCAGGCTTCCGATGGAAGCAGACCGACACCACCTGCAACAGCTTCCGAGCCGATGGAGACCGACAAATCAGGGGGTGAACCTGCAGCGTGAAGGATGATCTCAGTTTCAAACCATCCTCAGTTTGTTGGAGCAGCATGAAATGGTCAGTTGGGTACTCTTAAATCTCAGTCTTGTGTTTTACTTATTTGTAGCAAATGTGGATTGTCGTGAAATCCAGCGAGAAGGTGTCCTTTTGGGGTTTGGGGGGTCTTTAATCCGGCAAATTGGTTCCTCCTGTTGAAATCTGCCAATTTTACAGCTTCACCTGTTTTGGTTTAATTTATGGCAATACATCGGACATCATTCATATGCGATCTTTTGTCTTTTCTTATTGCTTGTGTGAATGATGTGAGCTAATGACATGATCATTACCGAGCAGACCAATAAATCTTATGCGGAGAGCTCATCGTCTGGATTGCTTCCTGGGAGTGGATTTGGTACGTTGCcagaataataaaagaaaatgtgTGAACTTCTTTTCATTGTCTATTTGATTGAGAATACTTCCAAGGCTTCGTTCATTAATGCTTCGTATTCTTTTCCCCGAAAAATAGGTCAAttagaatgataaaaatgatGCCATCTTTGcaatttattaatatattaatcaaaatgttatcaaataatctctcatatataattaagtttctgaaatctgaAACCACAAAACAGCATAAAATGTGACAATAATTAAGGGATAATTATGCACTAACAAGATTAGTAGGATGGATTTCGTGGGCGTatctatcttcaattcttttgtgcTGAAGCCGTCGAACGTAGCACCACTAATCTGGTCGGTCCCCTTCGATTCTTTCTATTTGCTACTGTTACATATTTGTCGTCGTCTACGGGTAATCAAGAAGACACTGGAAACGAAGCTGGTGCTATACTTCGAACGTGCAACCAGAAACAGCAGTCTTCCAATTCATGCCATTCCTTCTTTCTAGTTGTTATGGGAAAAGATTGTAATGGAGACAGGCCAAAAGAATTCGCAGCGGTCACATGACGTACTTGCGAGCGGCCGATGGatgtgagtgagtgagtgaggaACATGGCTTGTGTGTTCTTGTTCTGACATCAGTACTGGAAACGCCCGTTTCTAACTCAATAATGCAGACTGTTCTGACATCTTTTGTTCATCCAGATTTTTAATGGTGGGATTAAATGGGATCTCATCTCGGCACTTCGCGATTAATCTCATTAAGGTTTTCATCGtcaaaataaattatcataaaaagaTCTCAAGCTTTCGaaccaaaaaaaattatcaaacgaGATTTCATTACTTACTTTCTAAAATAATCGTGTGGATTTTTTTCATTACaaaagataatattttcttttaggAATTTAATCGTCTTTGACtagaaataaatttaatcgaACCAAATTTGATTTGAGTTATGTTGAACCGAGAGAGATGGAGATAGTTTTAGAAATCGGATTAGATCAAACGGGTATCACTTATCTCTCTTGAACTCATTTTATTATGTTTTTTCAAATCATGTGTATATGATGTATATATGCGTGAGAGGTCAAATTTTAAGATGTCAAATTTTAAATTCGTAAATAGATGACTATGATGCCAAAGGGAGGTCAATTTGGCCTCATATAATATACATCCACGTGATAAAATAAGATGAATCCAAGAAACAAAGGATCATCACATCTTTTTACATGATGACAGAAATAGATATACATGTCCTTATATGTTTAGTTAAAACTAGGCATCACTAGAGATCAACTTCACCTTGGTATGTCCACCTTGCCTTGCCTTGGCCATATGATATGTGGTTAGAGGACAAAGTTTAATATTAGTTAGAGTAATTTTCATACACCATTATTACTCATGAAAGGGactaataatcatatatatatttatatttatatttatatgtattgtGATTATTCAAAAGGGATGATTTGGCTCACCACATTGATATTGTCTTTTACTTGGGCTTAAGATACATTGTTACATTTGATCCATCATCTTTCATGtatataaatacatgaatcatggaTGAAGCTTCCTGGATAGATCCACACTTGATTGGAATCACCAACATGGACAGTGGCTAACAGGGAGAGACACAGTAAATGTAATACATGTAAGAAGGATTCAACAACAAAGATGATAGCTTTCCAAAAAGGACACTGTCATTGTGATCTCATCAAAACAAATGTGTCTTTGAATTGTTTTTGATGGATTATTGCTTTCATGGTTGATATGGTTAATTTTGCTCTATGATATAATGCTTGTTAATGACTTCATTCAATGGTTTGCAGTCATGAGAAGGATTTGGAGTGGTAGATGGGCATTAGTGTCATAGGGAGTCAACTGGTTGGCTGTAACTATCCTATATTATTATACCTAAATTTTGAATAGAATGAACTATTTCATATCCTCTGCTATTTATTACAAGGTTGATTAAATCATAAAAGGCTCCTGGAAATGGAATAATGTATGTATTTACAAGcagaaaatttattttcatgataTAAAAACTCAACTCTCAAAGGAATTCACCCTCACActgattagataaaaattcatttGGATGATGCATGTCTATCACATGTAAGAACCATTGTACATGTACCCCACACAAAATATGTGAGGATCCACATCAACCCATCAGTGTTTTTTGGGTGATTCAGCCAATTTAGTTTGATTTCTGATGGTCATGATTTAGAGGAGTATTTCAGAAGCCATACTGTTGCTctgattttgatgcatgcaaccaaaactgaggagagagaaagagagtggtGTGTGACTGTGCACAGTGCAGGCTTTGATACATTTGTCAAACTACCTCAACACCACCTGGTGTGCTTCTGGTTTCTCCTATTCTTCTACCCAGGAGAATCTCTCATTTACTTTCAGGGGGTGAAGGATAGGGGAAACAAGGaaagcaactaaagaagaagagaaaagagtgGGCATGGTGGAATTTATTCCCTTTCCTTTGTGGGTTATGTTTCTATGATCTCTTCTTTTGACCCCTTTCTTTCTTGAATTATATAAACTCATATCATCTTCTCTTTTTTCATCTACCTTCCACTTGTTTGTATGATTTGGGGTTCATTTTGTTCTTGTTGAGTGGTTAAAGCATCAGGACTGGTTTTTGGGGAGAAAGATACATGGATGGGACTAATCTTCTATTCTGTTTGCTTTATGTTCCACATGCTATGCTATGTGGGTTGGTTTTTTGGATGTTTCAGAGATTACTCATCTCTTGCATCCTTTTTCTGCTGATTTAAAAGCCTTCTTTGACCTCTTTCAGTGCTTGCCTTTGGTTAAACAAGTTGGTGGCTGCCCATAGTTCATTTCAGCTGTTCAATATTGTTTTTGgtgttgtttcatcattaccaaagGTTTTTTGGTACATTCATTTAGTTTTCATCTCATGCAATGAGGTGATGTTGATTTATGTTGATATTGCTCAATATATGATCAGTTTTGGAAAAGTACTATTTTTCTACTCATGCATGTCCTTCACTCCTCTGTCATTGATTGTTATGtggaaaattttgattttgattgatccTTCTGCCCTCACCTCTTTGATCTTTTCATGTAAGCAGGAATGCCTAGCCTTCCTAGTGGCAAGAAAGGGGAAGTTGGAGGTTGAATATAATGCTGAGGAAAAGGAGCAGACCAGTTCAGAAGGATCAAAGCAAAGGGTTCCTGATGTCTCATCCAACCTCAGGCTCCTGCTTCCCCTCTGATGGTATGTTGAAGAGGACCAGTTGTGGCTCCTTTCTTAATGTCCATGGCCACCTTGTAGGATTCAGCAACAAGAAGGGCTTATCAGAATCTGCTACAGTTTGGGGCCATGCATCTCCCTTGGACAAGGTTTTATCCAGTATAACCAGATCAACAACAGGCATCATCGATGGTAGGCTTAGATGTTGGGACAGCAGAAGAGTAGGCCTTGGCCTGGTTGATACTCTCAATGATGAGGCCAAACCTTGTGTGAAGGTCTTAGGGTCATCTGAGAGCAGGAACATTGTGTTTGGTTCACAGATGAGGTTAAACTTCTCAACCCCCAAATCACATCAGATTGGCCCGAGAGATGACCCTTTAGGAGCAGCTCCTCAAATCGGATCATCTAAACCTCGGTCAGTTTGCTCGGAGATGGCTATAGAATTAAAAGGATCTAAATTAGTCCATGAGGAGTATGGACTACTGCGATCGTGTTCAGTGGATACTGGTGGATTTTCTTTGCTCCTTACTAAATCTATTGGCAATAACCGTAAGTCCAATTCTGAAGTTCTTCAATCAGAATCTATGGATATATTGGATTCTCCCCCACTAGCTAAGGAGGACACCAATTTTGACAAAATCTCGGGGTCCTTACCGATATCTTTTGGCTCTTCTCATAGATTTATCGGTTCACTGTCAGCCAGTGAGATCGAGCAATCTGAAGATTACACTTGCATTATATCTCATGGTCCTAACCCTAGGATGACTCATATTTTTGGAGATTGCATACTTGAAAGCCACAGCATTGAATCACCAAAGATCAAGAATAAGCATA
Proteins encoded:
- the LOC135616944 gene encoding FCS-Like Zinc finger 10-like, whose amino-acid sequence is MLRKRSRPVQKDQSKGFLMSHPTSGSCFPSDGMLKRTSCGSFLNVHGHLVGFSNKKGLSESATVWGHASPLDKVLSSITRSTTGIIDGRLRCWDSRRVGLGLVDTLNDEAKPCVKVLGSSESRNIVFGSQMRLNFSTPKSHQIGPRDDPLGAAPQIGSSKPRSVCSEMAIELKGSKLVHEEYGLLRSCSVDTGGFSLLLTKSIGNNRKSNSEVLQSESMDILDSPPLAKEDTNFDKISGSLPISFGSSHRFIGSLSASEIEQSEDYTCIISHGPNPRMTHIFGDCILESHSIESPKIKNKHRKEDEGSAWLSEPSEEMLSCFLNDSLSFCFSCRTKVEDDGKDICMHRGKKALCGCECCRNGTLLEEMEKTRNISSGSPGSSFHEETFLE